The Rissa tridactyla isolate bRisTri1 chromosome 6, bRisTri1.patW.cur.20221130, whole genome shotgun sequence genome includes a region encoding these proteins:
- the EGR2 gene encoding E3 SUMO-protein ligase EGR2: MMTAKAVDKIPVTLGGFVHQLPEGIYPADDISAAALPTSVAIFPNADLAGPFDQMSGVAGDGMINVDMGDKRALDLPYGGGFAPNAPASRNQTFTYMGKFSIDPQYPGAGCYPEGIINIVSAGILQGVSTPSSAASSAASAASSASSSATAAASAASPNPLAGALGCTMAQGQPADLEHLYSPPPPPYSGCGDLYPQDPSSAFLPAAGGGALPFPPPPSYPSPKAAAADGGIFTMIPEYGGFFPPPQCQRELHAGPDRKPFPCPLDSLRVPPPLTPLSTIRNFTMGAPTAGAAPGTAPGGGGGGGEGAGARLPAGAYSPHHLPLRPILRPRKYPNRPSKTPVHERPYPCPAEGCDRRFSRSDELTRHIRIHTGHKPFQCRICMRNFSRSDHLTTHIRTHTGEKPFACDFCGRKFARSDERKRHTKIHLRQKERKGAAAAAAAATGGCPQPGGGSGAAALAPCTARTRTP, from the exons ATGATGACCGCCAAGGCGGTGGACAAGATCCCGGTGACCCTCGGCGGGTTCGTGCACCAGCTCCCCGAGGGCATTTACCCCGCCGATGACAtctccgccgccgcgctgccaACTTCGGTCGCGATCTTCCCCAATGCCGACCTGGCGGGGCCGTTTGACCAGATGAGCGGTGTGGCAGGAG ACGGCATGATCAACGTGGACATGGGCGACAAGCGGGCCCTGGACCTGCCCTACGGCGGCGGCTTCGCCCCCAACGCCCCGGCCTCCCGCAATCAGACCTTCACCTACATGGGCAAATTCTCCATCGACCCGCAGTACCCCGGCGCCGGCTGCTACCCCGAGGGCATCATCAACATCGTCAGTGCGGGGATCCTGCAGGGGGTCAGCACgccctcctccgccgcctcctccgccgcctccgccgcctcctccgcctcctcctcggccaccgccgccgcctccgccgcctccccCAACCCGCTGGCCGGGGCCCTCGGCTGCACCATGGCGCAGGGCCAGCCGGCCGACCTGGAGCACCTCTActcgccgcccccgccgccctaCTCGGGCTGCGGCGACCTGTACCCGCAGGACCCCTCCTCGGCCTTCCTgcccgccgccggcggcggggcgctgccgttccccccgccgccctcctaCCCCTCCCcgaaggcggcggcggccgacGGCGGGATCTTCACCATGATCCCCGAGTACGGCGGCTTCTTCCCGCCGCCCCAGTGCCAGCGGGAGCTGCACGCCGGCCCCGACCGcaagcccttcccctgccccctcgACTCGCTCCGTGTCCCGCCGCCCCTCACGCCGCTCTCCACCATCCGCAACTTCACCATGGGGGCGCCCACGGCGGGCGCCGCCCCCGGCAccgctcccggcggcggcggcggcgggggcgagggCGCGGGCGCCCGGCTGCCCGCCGGCGCCTACAGCCCGCACCACCTGCCGCTGCGGCCCATCCTGCGGCCCCGCAAGTACCCCAACCGGCCCAGCAAGACGCCGGTCCACGAGCGGCCCTacccctgccccgccgagggctgCGACCGCCGCTTCTCCCGCTCCGACGAGCTCACCCGGCACATCCGCATCCACACGGGCCACAAGCCCTTCCAGTGCCGCATCTGCATGCGGAACTTCAGCCGCAGCGACCACCTCACCACCCACATCCGCACGCACACCGGGGAGAAGCCCTTCGCCTGCGACTTCTGCGGCAGGAAGTTCGCCCGCTCCGACGAGAGGAAGCGGCACACCAAGATCCACCTGCgccagaaggagaggaaaggagccgccgccgccgcggccgccgccaccGGCGGGTGCCCGCAGCCCGGCGGCGGGAGTGGCGCGGCCGCCCTGGCCCCCTGCACGGCGCGGACGCGGACGCCCTGA
- the ADO gene encoding 2-aminoethanethiol dioxygenase — translation MPRDNMASLIQRVARQARITFRSPAGPAFGENLHRLQQLLDEVRAEDLHLAPRGPSAAAAAAGGGLPWSGVVPPVSYMHICETESFSMGVFLLRSGACIPLHDHPGMNGMLKVLYGTLRIACMDTLPPAAAAPPPAAAGGPCHRALFRSRQHYTPASPPCLLSPHTDNLHQIDAVDGPAAFLDILAPPYDPQHGRDCHYYRLLEGPAAGAEPAGLPREVWLMETPQAADFWCGGEPYPGPRVCL, via the coding sequence ATGCCCCGGGACAACATGGCCTCCCTGATCCAGCGGGTGGCGCGGCAGGCGCGGATCACCTTCCGCAGCCCGGCGGGGCCGGCCTTCGGGGAGAACCTGCAccggctgcagcagctgctggacgAGGTGCGCGCCGAGGacttgcacttggcgccgcggggGCCgtcggcagcggcggcggcggcgggcgggggtcTGCCGTGGTCCGGCGTGGTGCCTCCCGTCAGCTACATGCACATCTGCGAGACGGAGAGCTTCAGCATGGGGGTGTTCCTGCTGCGGAGCGGCGCCTGCATCCCGCTGCACGACCACCCGGGCATGAACGGCATGCTGAAGGTGCTCTACGGCACGCTGCGCATCGCCTGCATGGAcacgctgccccccgccgccgccgccccgccgcccgccgccgccggcgggcccTGCCACCGCGCCCTGTTCCGCTCCCGCCAGCACTACACGCCGGCCTCCCCGCCTTGCCTCCTCTCGCCGCACACCGACAACCTCCACCAGATCGACGCCGTGGACGGGCCCGCCGCTTTCCTCGACATCCTGGCGCCGCCCTACGACCCCCAGCACGGCCGGGACTGTCACTACTACCGCCTGCTGGAGGGGCCGGCGGCCGGCGCCGAGCCcgccgggctgccgcgggaggTCTGGCTGATGGAGACCCCGCAGGCCGCCGACTTCTGGTGCGGGGGAGAGCCCTACCCCGGGCCCCGCGTCTGCCTCTGa